A single region of the Candidatus Woesearchaeota archaeon genome encodes:
- a CDS encoding 5-formyltetrahydrofolate cyclo-ligase: MKAKLRKAILDRRKSISQDEAEEKSRIIIRKLKQQHAYKEAGTIMFYISKGNEVSTLDIIREELEKKEKKIIVPKVHGKGLLCCTLSDMDKMEYSCYGILEPEDEIICGLSDINLIIVPGIAFDSKGHRIGYGMGYYDSLLKKAASPKIALAYDFQLVEKIPADEWDIKVDKVITN, encoded by the coding sequence ATGAAAGCAAAGCTGAGAAAAGCAATATTAGACAGGAGAAAATCAATAAGTCAGGACGAAGCAGAAGAAAAAAGCAGAATAATAATCCGGAAACTTAAGCAGCAGCATGCTTACAAAGAAGCAGGAACAATTATGTTCTACATATCCAAGGGAAATGAAGTCTCCACTCTTGATATAATAAGGGAAGAGCTGGAAAAAAAAGAAAAGAAAATAATCGTTCCGAAAGTGCATGGAAAAGGCCTGCTTTGCTGCACGCTTTCAGATATGGACAAGATGGAATATTCCTGCTACGGCATTCTTGAGCCTGAAGATGAAATCATCTGCGGCCTCTCCGATATAAACTTGATAATCGTGCCGGGCATAGCCTTCGACAGTAAAGGCCACCGGATAGGATACGGCATGGGCTATTACGATTCCCTGTTAAAAAAAGCAGCCTCCCCCAAGATAGCGCTTGCTTATGATTTCCAGCTGGTTGAAAAGATCCCTGCAGATGAGTGGGACATTAAAGTAGATAAGGTTATCACAAATTAA
- the purD gene encoding phosphoribosylamine--glycine ligase encodes MTNILLIGNGAREHAIAKAAIRSREQPKLFSYMKSNNPGIAELSEQVQLGSYSDLDEIRAFAQSVAPDFAVIGPEDPLNNGVVDSLEEAGIPCVGPKRELARLETSKSFTRLLMKKHSIEGNPEFCVFESIEGIEEFLDKLDSVVIKPDGLTGGKGVRVQGDHFQSKEEALTYCKQVLQTHPAVVVEEKLDGEEFSLQCFTDGITVIGTPPCQDHKRAYEGDKGPNTGGMGSYSDSNHLLPFLKQQHVEKARQITLKVARAIKEELGEPYRGVMYGGFIITKKGVKLIEYNARMGDPEAMNVLPIMQSDFVELCRGIITGNLKDYKIKFNNMATVCKYAVPEGYPVNPLKGEKVSLVGVPEDIELFYASVDKKEDGLYMSGSRAVAFVGIGSDLEEAEVKAENAVCSVKGKVFHRGDIGKKELIQKRIRHMRMLLA; translated from the coding sequence ATGACTAACATACTTCTTATAGGAAACGGCGCAAGGGAGCACGCTATTGCAAAAGCTGCCATCAGGAGCAGGGAGCAGCCTAAGCTTTTCTCATATATGAAAAGCAACAATCCAGGCATAGCTGAGTTAAGCGAGCAGGTCCAGCTGGGCTCTTATTCTGACCTGGATGAAATAAGGGCATTTGCACAGTCTGTCGCGCCTGACTTTGCTGTTATCGGGCCGGAAGACCCCCTCAACAACGGCGTTGTAGACAGCCTGGAAGAGGCAGGCATTCCCTGCGTAGGCCCGAAAAGGGAGCTTGCCAGATTAGAAACATCAAAATCATTCACCAGGTTATTGATGAAAAAGCACTCTATTGAGGGAAATCCAGAATTCTGTGTTTTTGAGAGCATAGAAGGAATAGAGGAATTCCTGGACAAGCTTGATTCTGTTGTCATAAAGCCCGACGGCCTTACAGGCGGAAAGGGCGTCAGGGTGCAGGGAGACCATTTCCAGTCAAAGGAAGAGGCATTGACATACTGCAAGCAGGTGCTGCAAACCCATCCTGCTGTTGTTGTAGAGGAAAAGCTTGACGGCGAGGAATTCTCCCTTCAGTGCTTTACAGACGGCATCACTGTAATAGGCACCCCCCCATGCCAGGATCACAAGAGGGCTTATGAAGGAGATAAGGGCCCGAATACAGGCGGCATGGGAAGCTATTCAGACTCGAATCACCTGCTTCCCTTCCTGAAGCAGCAGCATGTTGAAAAAGCCCGCCAGATAACATTAAAGGTGGCAAGGGCAATAAAAGAGGAATTAGGCGAGCCTTACAGGGGAGTTATGTATGGCGGCTTTATAATAACAAAAAAAGGGGTAAAGCTTATTGAATACAATGCCCGCATGGGCGATCCTGAAGCGATGAACGTCCTGCCGATAATGCAGTCTGACTTTGTGGAGCTCTGCCGCGGCATCATTACAGGCAACCTTAAGGACTACAAGATAAAATTCAATAATATGGCCACAGTCTGCAAGTATGCAGTCCCGGAAGGATATCCTGTTAATCCCCTAAAGGGGGAGAAAGTATCTTTGGTGGGTGTTCCTGAAGATATTGAATTGTTCTATGCAAGCGTCGATAAAAAAGAAGACGGCTTATACATGAGCGGCTCAAGGGCTGTTGCTTTTGTCGGCATCGGCTCCGACCTGGAGGAAGCAGAGGTAAAGGCAGAGAATGCTGTCTGTTCTGTCAAAGGCAAAGTTTTCCATCGCGGGGATATAGGGAAAAAAGAGCTTATTCAGAAAAGAATCAGGCATATGAGGATGTTATTGGCTTAA
- a CDS encoding serine hydroxymethyltransferase, with translation MNDISTSDSKIAASIRKELRREEQGVELIPSENNVSRAVLQAMGSVFTNKYSEGYPHRRYYGGQEFVDVMEDIAVERAKELFGAEHVNVQPYSGSPANQAVFFALLNLKDKFLGFSLTSGGHLTHGSPVNFSGKNYTCISYDVDKETELLDMDAIKKLAVKEKPKMIISGLTAYPRKIDFRAFQEIAEEVDAYHMADIAHIAGLVAAGIHQSPVPLADVVTTTTHKSLRGPRGAMIMCKEEDRLYDIYHKDLVSRKDRSPKKLSQMIDSAVFPGLQGGPHDHVNAAKAVAFGEALKPEFREYAGQIVKNAKAMADELMKLGIKLVTDGTDNHLLLIDLRPDGLTGHGKKIQNSLDEAGITVNKNTVPYEPASPFNPSGIRLGTPAVTTRGMKESEMKVIAEGISKVIRAKGSSQVSAAVKEDILELTSRFPLYPGMDILK, from the coding sequence ATGAACGATATCTCAACTTCTGATTCGAAGATAGCAGCATCAATAAGAAAAGAGTTAAGGAGGGAAGAGCAGGGCGTCGAATTAATCCCGTCCGAAAACAATGTCAGCAGAGCTGTTCTGCAGGCAATGGGCTCTGTCTTCACGAATAAGTATTCAGAGGGATATCCCCACAGGAGGTATTACGGCGGCCAGGAATTTGTTGATGTTATGGAAGATATCGCCGTAGAAAGGGCAAAAGAATTATTCGGTGCAGAGCACGTGAATGTGCAGCCCTATTCAGGCTCCCCTGCCAACCAGGCAGTATTCTTCGCACTCTTGAACCTGAAAGACAAGTTCCTTGGATTCAGCCTTACGAGCGGCGGCCATCTGACTCATGGCTCGCCTGTCAATTTCTCAGGAAAGAACTACACCTGCATTTCTTATGATGTTGATAAGGAAACAGAGCTCCTCGACATGGATGCAATAAAAAAGCTCGCAGTAAAGGAAAAGCCAAAGATGATAATTTCAGGCCTGACAGCCTATCCAAGAAAGATAGATTTCAGGGCTTTTCAGGAGATAGCAGAGGAAGTGGATGCATACCACATGGCAGATATTGCCCACATTGCCGGACTGGTTGCTGCAGGCATACACCAAAGCCCTGTGCCTCTCGCAGATGTTGTCACCACAACTACACATAAGTCATTAAGGGGCCCGAGAGGAGCAATGATCATGTGTAAAGAAGAAGATAGATTGTATGACATATACCATAAGGATTTAGTCAGCAGGAAAGACCGCTCCCCGAAGAAGCTTTCGCAGATGATAGATTCAGCAGTCTTTCCGGGCCTGCAGGGCGGCCCACACGATCACGTAAACGCAGCCAAGGCAGTAGCTTTCGGAGAAGCATTGAAGCCTGAATTCAGGGAATATGCCGGGCAGATAGTCAAAAACGCCAAAGCAATGGCAGACGAACTGATGAAACTTGGAATAAAGCTTGTGACAGACGGAACAGACAATCACCTGCTTTTGATAGACCTAAGGCCTGACGGCCTGACAGGGCATGGAAAAAAGATACAGAATTCCCTGGATGAGGCAGGCATAACCGTTAACAAGAACACAGTCCCTTACGAGCCCGCATCCCCTTTCAATCCCTCAGGAATAAGGCTCGGAACGCCTGCCGTAACAACAAGGGGAATGAAAGAATCCGAGATGAAGGTGATTGCAGAAGGCATTTCTAAAGTCATCAGGGCTAAAGGGAGCTCACAGGTAAGTGCAGCTGTTAAGGAAGATATCCTGGAACTAACAAGCCGGTTTCCACTCTATCCCGGAATGGATATTCTGAAATGA